A region of the Clostridium sp. AN503 genome:
ACAGAAAAGGAATAATATGGAATTTTTGATGGAACACTGGCTTGCCACAGGTGTAGGTGTATTTCTGCTGTCTATGGTATTGTATGGGCATTACAGAGGATTCCTGAGACTGGCAGTTACCATGACAGCGCTGATTCTCAGCCTGGTTGTGGTACGGGTTGCCATGCCCTATGTGACCGGTATGCTGAAAGAAAATACCGGGATTCATCGCGCCATTGGGCAGGGACTGCTCCATATGGCAGGTGCGGAGGCGGATGGAGAGCCGCAGCTTCCTGCCCAGCAGCGGGAAGCCATCGAACGCCTGAAGCTGCCTGAGCAGATGAAGGAAGCTCTCTTAGAAAATAATAATAACGAAATCTATCATATTTTAGGTGTAGATGCCTTCCTGGATTACGTGGCAGCCTATCTGACCAATATGGTATTGAACCTTATCGGCTCAGTCCTGCTGTTTTTGATCGTATTCCTGGCGATACGGCTTTTGGTGAAATGGCTGGATCTGGTGGCGAAATTGCCGATCCTGTCGGGGATCAATCAGATTGCAGGGGCGGTTTTAGGCGGACTGCAGGGGCTTCTGGTCCTGTGGGTTGCAGGACTGGTTGTCAAAGCCTGTGCTTCCGCTCCATGGGCACAGGCCGTGCAGGCACAGATAGAAGGAAGCCTGTGGCTGGGTTTTTTATATCACAACAATATCTTTAACTGGCTGTTTGTCAGTATCCTGAACAGCTTAGTATAAGATTCCGTGACCGATTTTACACAAAAGTTTAATGATTACCTTAATCGTTATAATTCATTTAATTGATTATATCATATGTACAATAGATACAATTCCGCGAACTTTACCAGAGATCTGGCAGTTTGCGGAATTTTTTTGACCACTAAATGTAGTGAAAATAAAGAAAAACCAGCATATCTAGTGGACGATAAAAATTGTCCAAAAAAACGACACAAATACCTTGACAAAACAGGTAAATAAATGGTATATTAAAGCTCCACCGCGAAACAGCGGTGCGAAATCCTCACGGATTTCCAGTAAAGTAAAAAAGTTGAAAAAAGTTCTTGACAATAGCAAACTGGTGTGATAAGATATACGAGTTGCCGCCGAGAACGAAAGCAACACAGAACCTTGAAAATAGAAGATTGAACAGTGTTTAAAACCCTGAAAATTCTAATAAAAAAGCGTCCTGGTTGGACAGCTTTGAAATGAGATTTCAGAACAAAAACAAACCAAACAACAGTAGAACGGTTTAATGATTAGCTAGCAAGTTAATCTTGAAACCTGGACACAAACAACCAAAAGGTTTGGTCAGGCAACTGGCTGGGCCGCTTCTAAAGAAGCTAAAATTTGAGAGTTTGATCCTGGCTCAGGATGAACGCTGGCGGCGTGCTTAACACATGCAAGTCGAGCGAAGCGATTTGACGGAAGTTTTCGGATGGAAGTCAGATTGACTGAGCGGCGGACGGGTGAGTAACGCGTGGGTAACCTGCCTCATACAGGGGGATAACAGTTAGAAATGACTGCTAATACCGCATAAGCGCACAGTGCCGCATGGTACGGTGTGAAAAACTCCGGTGGTATGAGATGGACCCGCGTCTGATTAGCTGGTTGGTGGGGTAACGGCCTACCAAGGCGACGATCAGTAGCCGACCTGAGAGGGTGACCGGCCACATTGGGACTGAGACACGGCCCAAACTCCTACGGGAGGCAGCAGTGGGGAATATTGCACAATGGGGGAAACCCTGATGCAGCAACGCCGCG
Encoded here:
- a CDS encoding CvpA family protein, which gives rise to MEFLMEHWLATGVGVFLLSMVLYGHYRGFLRLAVTMTALILSLVVVRVAMPYVTGMLKENTGIHRAIGQGLLHMAGAEADGEPQLPAQQREAIERLKLPEQMKEALLENNNNEIYHILGVDAFLDYVAAYLTNMVLNLIGSVLLFLIVFLAIRLLVKWLDLVAKLPILSGINQIAGAVLGGLQGLLVLWVAGLVVKACASAPWAQAVQAQIEGSLWLGFLYHNNIFNWLFVSILNSLV